In Aspergillus flavus chromosome 3, complete sequence, one genomic interval encodes:
- a CDS encoding uncharacterized protein (expressed protein), translating to MFQDRGPTVLYFFFLFLFFFFVSWGFWSCLCGLASFFVESRIFRLMVIGRRDLLSSSLVISFFIVVSTVHCGMWIEYCALSAKFLLRPP from the coding sequence ATGTTTCAGGATAGAGGACCGACtgttttgtattttttttttctttttctttttttcttttttgtctcttGGGGGTTTTGGTCTTGTCTTTGCGGTCTGGCATCTTTTTTTGTGGAATCTCGGATTTTCCGGTTGATGGTAATAGGTAGAAGAGACCtgctttcttcatccttAGTAATAAGTTTCTTCATCGTGGTGTCCACTGTCCACTGTGGAATGTGGATAGAATACTGTGCGCTAAGTGCTAAATTCCTACTCAGACCTCCTTAG